TGGAACTGGTAGCTACCTTCGATGATGCGGTGGTTGCCTTTGAGCAACTATCCACCATTCGACCAGATTTGATTTGCCTCGACATCAATATGCCCGAAATGACGGGCCTGGAATTACTGCGGGCGTATGCGGCTCCACGACCGGCGTTTGTGCTAACAACGGCCGATCCCAACCACGCCCTCGAAGGATTTGATCTGGGCGTAACCGACTACTTGCTTAAACCAATTACTTTCGATCGCTTCCTCAAAGCGATTGACCGAGTTCAGGAAAAAGTGGCGGGGCAACGCAATGAATTGATACCTACCGCTTACCCCCCTACATCAACCAATACCCTCGCCCAGGCCATTTTAGTTGGGCCAATGGCGGAGTTTATATACTTGAAAACCGATAAAAAACTTGAGCAGATTCAAGTTGACGAGATCGTATTGGTCGAAGCGCTGGGCGATTACCTGAAGGTCTTTCGTTTAGATCGCTACGTGGTGACGCACTTGACCATGACAAAACTGGCCGACCGTTTACCCGCGGATTGCTTCCTTCGGATTAACCGCTCCTATCTGGTCCAGCTTCGGCACATTAAAACACTTGACGGTAACTCAGTCATCCTATCGACGGGATGTACTCTGACCATTGGACCCAACTACCGCGATATGGTAAAAGATCGGATTCGACAATGGTTAGTGCATTAAAGCATGAATGGGATGCCCTTTGTAAAAATCGGCATCCCATTCATTATAGGCTGCTTACTTAATAAATTGAGCGGCTTTCGTATCCCGGATAAATAGATACGCGTCGAACAGCTCGCTCACCGGATGACTTTTATCGTGGGTACTTTTGCCACTCTTTGGGCCGTAACCAACCGCTCGATAGGTCAGGTTGGTAGATTCCTTTGGCCATTTTGCCAGGTCCATGTAGAAAGCGGGAGCACTGGCCTGTGCCAATTGGCCTTCCCATAGGCTGTCAGCGGGTATGGCCAAGGAAACGGTCTTCATCTGGCTGGCGTGGGTGATAAAGCGGTCATCGGTAGCGGCAAATGTGCCTGTTGCAGTGCCCGTTCCCAACGCAAAATACTGACCAGGGTACATTTGCTCAATATAGCCGCCTGTTCCGCCAACTGCGCCATCATAAATGGACGTATGGGCAACGTGAAAATCGTGAGCCCAGATAATGACCTTGTCTTCAGGCTTGTGCAAAAAACGCGTGGCCATTACCGCCATACAACTATCTCGATCAAACGACCCTATTTTTTTGGTGATATACGTATAAGGGCCTGCTAACTGAAGGAAAATATTTTTGGCCATATTCATCGCGACATCCCGTTGCTGAGTGGATAGGGGCAAACGGGCCAATATGGGTTCCAGTTTTTTAATGGTCTCGTATCCCTGAACCAAATTAGCATTGGATACCGAATCGGGAATAGCAAAATCTTTCCGATTAGCATTATACCAGATTGAGTCGCGGGTAACGGCCAGTTTAACTAATAATTGGGTTAGGTTGTCGGTTTCAGCATGCTGAAACCGACGAGTGAGTTCCTGTAACACCCTGGCATCGTTGCTCATAAACATGGCATCCATACCGCCAAACGTAACCGGCTTCTTGGCGCTCCGATTGTGCGTTTGTATCCAGCTCAGCAATTCCTTAACCTCCTGATTGCGCCAGATCGCCAGCAGATACTGCTTCATGAGCGCATCAAGCTCGGAAGCAGAAGCCCGTGGCATCGCCTGATTAAGCCGATACGAATCCGCATAATCATTCTCGAAAACAACCTGATTGAACCCTTTTTCCTCTACTAGAATTTTGGTGATCCAGTACCGGATTTTGTAGAATTCGCTAGTACCGTGCGTTCCTTCACCTAATCCGACCAATTTTTTCGCGGCCATCTGGTTAATAAGCGGCATCATCTGCTGACGGAAGTGGTCAAAATTATCCAGATCGAGCGTCACCGCCTGGTCACCCAAAACAGTAATCGTTTCAGTCTGTTGCCGGGTTGTCACAGGTTTCGGGCCTGCTGAAGCCCGGTTGACCTGACTGTTTGGTTTGATCGGTTGAGCCATGGTCCAGGCCGTTACCAGGGTCAGCAAGAAAATGAGTAGCGTTTTCATAACGAGACTTAGGTCTGTTGATTGATGACACAAACCTAGTCTTGGCGGTCTCCCTGGCACGAGTTTATTCGGTGAAGTAGCCCGTATATTCGACCAAGCGTTTAGGGCTGGTTTCACCGAAATAAATCGCCTGTTCATCGAAAATCTGGTGGCGGGCAGGTATAGATCGCGATTTTTGGTTATGTATTCATTGATAAATTCACCGTTTCTGAACCCTGGGCCAATCCGTCAGATTGCTCGGCGGCTGTTGCCGGTACTCATCCTTTATTTTCTGCTCAGTAGCGATGGACCGCTGTTGGGTCTGATCGAGCGGTACGGGCGCGTAGGCCGGTATATGCTCTATCTGCAATTGGTTTTGCCGTCGAGCATTTTTTACGGATTTGGGTATTGGCTGTTTCACCGGTTCTTGTACCAGTTCCGGCCGTTCCCCTTGCTAGCCGTAATCCTGTTGACCTACGCGCTAGTGTATATCACCAATTATGCGAGCTTCATCTGGCTTCACCAGACGGTTGGCTTTCCAGCGAGATACAGTAATCAGTCGGATATGGCTGACCAATGGCGATTGATGGTCGCACACGGTCCGATAGGCCTCTTCAAAAGTCCACCCTTATTCATCTGGAATTTTACGATGTCGTTTGCTTATCCATCGCTATTACTGGCCTTCAAAGGATTATACGATAATCGCTCGGCGCAGCTGCAGAATGCGCAACTCCAGCAACAGAATACGCAGCTTGAATTCAATTATCTCAAAAGTCAAGTCAATCCGCATTTTCTGTTCAATACGCTGAACAGCATTTATGCGTTAACCGAGGAGGACAATCCACAAGCAGCCCTGCTGGTGCACCAATTATCCGGGTTGATGCGGTATACGCTCTACGAAACGGGCGGGGCGTTTGTCGCACTTCACAAGGAGTTTCAGTTCATTCGAGACTACGTATCACTGGAACAAACCCGGGCGACAAAACGGCTTGCGCTTAGTCTGGAGCTGCCTGATCGGGTAGACGAGAATTTGCAAATTGCCCCGTTCATTCTCATCACGTTTGTGGAGAATGCTTTTAAGCACGGCCTGGCCAGGAGCAGTCAGCGAACGTGGATACGGACACGTGTGCATCTACAGGCAACCACCCTACACCTGGAGGTGAGCAATAGCCAACCGACGACCGCTGATGCTACGTCAGGCGGATTAAGCCTGAGTAATGTTGGCAAACGGCTTGCCTTACTTTACCCAGACCACCGCTTATCAATTACTCGCAAACCGGCGGAATATACCGTTCAGTTGGTGCTATCGTTAGGCACAATAGCCAAGTCTTATTAAACGCTCCCACACGAGACGATTACGTGTCAATAATTTGGGCGTTTAAAAAGACCCGTGCTTGTACAAAAAAGTACCGACGCCATTGTTTGTTAATCAAATAGACAGTGCTGCCAGAGGCCAAGGCTAACCCTTCACTAGGTTAAACAATCACTTATCTACACCTCAAATCAAGTCAATACAGTAGGGGCTGCTCAACAGGCCACTACACTATTTGGCAACAGCCATTACATCTTTAGCTTAACCACTGGGTTGACCCCAACAGCCCCTATAAGTTGACCACAAACCGTAACGCTAACGATCACCAGGGAAATTGCCAGGGCTATCACGAACGGAAAGACACTAACCTCAATGTGATAGGCGAAGCTTTCTAACCAGGTATCGGCCACTAGCCAGGAGAGGGGCCACGCCACCCCGTTGGCCAGCAAAACCATATAGAAAAATGGCTTACTTAACGGTAGGACTAACTGCTGGCCTTTGGCACCGAACACCTTTCGAATCGCAATCTCCTTCATGCGGTAGCGAATCGACTGGGCGGCTAAGGCGAAAAGACCCAGCGAGGCAATGAATATAGCCAACGTCGAAAAACCACTTAGCACGGCTTGTAGCTGTTCCTGTTTTCGAAAGAGGTGTCCATATAACTCGTCCAGAAAATGATAATTAAAGTTATCCCCATCCAGTTTATTGATACTACGCCACTGATGCTGTAAAGTGGCTAACAAAGGGACCATAGCCTTACTGTCAGTCTGGATCATAATTTGAGTTTTAGTCACTCCAGGCGCAGCGCTCATAACATAGATCATGGGCTGAATACCTGATTCAAACCCCTGCTCGTTGACGTCAGCCGCCACACCAATTATTCGGTAGTTACCAGCAGCACCTTTCAACGTTGTACCAATCGGATTTTTTAAACCCATTGCCTTGGCGGCCGTCTCATTGATGACAGCACTGGCTGAATCGACGGCAAAAGATGAAGCAAAAGACTGCCCCTCTTTTAGCGCAATCGTCAAGGTTTCGAAGTAGTGGTAACCAACGGCGACGGTCTGCATCGCATACGCCTTATGATCCAGGATATATTCATACGTGGCGGGCAGGATGCCACCCGGCACATTCGAGGCCACGGTTACGTTTTTTACCCCCGGTAGCGCTCTAATTTGGTTACTGACGGTTTCAAATTGGCTAGGCTGGTTATAAATACCCATATTATCTATGTAAACAACCTGCTTAGCGGTAAAGCCTGGATTTTCAGATCTCATAAACGAAATCTGCTCATGAATGACCATCAGAAGGATGGCAAACCCGATGGCAAACGTAAATTGAAACAGGATTAGTGAACTTCGTATTCGAGTGAGCGACCCAACGTTCGTCAACGGACTACCTCTCAGCACAGCCGCTGGCGAAACCCCCGCCATCAACAGCGCAGGATAAATACCGGCAATTGCGGTTAGAACCAGCAATGTCAATGTTAGCTGCCCCAGTATGGTCAGATTTAATCCAGAGAACAACAGGTTACTAGCCAACAACTGATTAACGTACGGTAAACCGAGCTGTACGATGCCTAACGAAATGAGCAATGCAAAACAGCATTGAATAAATATTTCTATTAGAAATTGGCCGATAATCTGCCGGCGACTGATGCCGTTTACTTTTTTGACACCGACTTCTTTTGCGCGCCTGGCCGCTTGAGCAATGTAAAGATTGGTAAAATTTACGCCTGAAATAATCAGGATGGTAATGGCTAATAGGGCCAGGCCTTTTATCATCTGGTCATTCACCGCAGAGCCGTAGTGGGGTTTCAAGTGCAGGTTGGCCAAGGGGTCTAGATAAATCGTTGCTTTTGATAAGCGTAAGGCTTCTTTCGCTACTTGGCTGGTATCGGCTGAAGCCGCTTCCCGGTAGACTTTATCTATTTTTTGGGCTAACAAACGAATGTCTGTATTAGGTCTTACCAGGACGTAAGTTTGATAAATCTGGCTGGTAAAGCTCTGGTCTTTCCCCTGGGTAATGTCATCGCTGAAACCAATACAGTCGAAGCTTAGATTCGTGTTGCCGAGTGGCTCTTGAGCCACACCACTAATCATCAGGGAGATTCCCGATTTTGATAGCATCGTCACGGTCTTATTATGAACAGTCCTATCGTCGGGAAAAAGTACATCTGCCGTTCGCTTTGAGAGTAGTGTTGTTGGCGTACCGCTAGTCGTATTTAGATTGAAATCTTTGGGCTTGATTCCTAGTATTTTAGCAATTGAGTAATCCGCACCTACCCACTTTTTAATCAGGTACTTTCCCGAAGCGGTATAAAACGGAATTTGAAATAAAGCGGTATTGATTCGTCCTGTTTCTTCTATTTCGGGACACTGGTTTTTTATAGCGGCCGCTAATTTGCCAGGCGTATAGGGAGAAGGCCCGTTAGGCAGTTCGCGTTCGACCAAAAAGATACGACCAATCTGATCATTCCATTGGTCGTAGCTAGTCTCCTGATCAACGTATAGGGTGACGAAGATAAAGGCGGCTAAGCCCAGCGACAAGCCCGTAATATTTAGGAAATTGTACCATTTTTCCTTTAAAAAAGTGCGGGCCGCAATTTTTATGTCCAGCTTGTGCATGATATTCTTATACCTACTTGTGTGATAAAAGGAACTAGCAACTCAGCGTAGTCAAGAGCCAATAGCTCTTCCTTGGGGTCAATCATTTATCAGGATGGTTCTGGCTATTTAGCCATAACTAACCGTTTTTAGCCGATTGGTCATTGAAAACACACAAACCGCTATTTCACTAAAGGTTTAGCACCTGCTACTATACCGTACTTATTGCTTCTTTAACTGGACTATCGATTAAATTCTTGGCTAACTCAATCCGTTACACACCGCTTGCCAATCCCAAATTGATCCTGCCATTCTTATTCGTTCCTGCGATTACTTGTTGAGAACCAATAGGGTCTCCACTTCTTGGCTGATCGGCTACGCCAAGCGGCTTCCGCAGTCCGTGTGTTGTTCGATTATCGGTATTCCCTGGGTGTACCACGTGTACCTGGTACAAAAGAAAATTTAAGGTTCTAAACGGGGAAGCCTGAAAAGGTCACCTTGCAGGCCATTCAAAAAGGGGAATCGATCCGAGTCGATAACGTGACTACTCGCAAAGCAAATGTCAAGCTACCGAACTGGCCATACTTTACCGGAGTAAAGGAATGACCTAGGCTGAAATTGCGGAAAAGCTCAGCCAAACCCATGATCAAACCAGAAGAAGCAAGCACGTTGAAGGGAAAGCAGCATTTTCGGCTATTGAAACAGATTTCCACGGCTAAAACGCTGCATTGACTTTCCAGACAGACGTTAGTCAATTCTAGTCGCCGTGCGATCACAAAGCGGTAGCCATTGATCCTGTGGTTTCCATTCCCAAACAATCAGTTGCTTGCGGTTATCCTCACTAAATTCGATGCGGGCCCGTTCGTGTTCACCGAAAAAAGTCCGGCTGTTGCCCTCAGCTGAAACATCATAATGCCGGTAAAAACCGTGATTCTCAAAAGAGCGGGCAAAATAGTGTCCCGTTTGCGGGTCAACGCCCATCACACTTAACGTGTCGAAAACCTCCCCACCCGGACGCGCCTGCTCATCCTGGACCAAAAAGAATGCACCAGTATACCAGCGTCCTGTGTGGGTGCTTGTCCACGGCACTCCGTTGCGTTTTGGGTCATCAACCGGCTGCTGGGTTCCGCCATAAGCGGTTCCTTGCGCTTTCTACTCGCCTAAAAGATGGATAAGGCTTCGTGTCTTGTTCCTCTGGTTGCGGGCCGTTCGGAATCATAACTACTCACAGTATTCTCCTTTAGCTGTTAATTATTTAGCGTAACTAATTAGTGAAAGTTGAATTTGGTAGCCCGCAGGAGATAGAAAAACGACATCAATCTACTAAAAATCAGCCATTAGTTTTAACGCCTTATTCTATTCCTATGGAGGACCAGTTAGGTTGCAGTTATTGCGAGACAGAAGAAATGATCCTTTGAATCTGCGTAGGGGTTACAGACCGGTAACAGTCGTTGATGGTTCGTAATTCGTAACGTGTCATCTCCGCCCGGCTACTTTAGTCAAACTTATCAATTGTATTGAGTGATAATAGTGCAGTAAATCGGTCTTATTTTTGGTTTTACAGGGCTTAAACGACCGTTCAACGAGTGTAAAACAACCCATTTTTACCCCTACTTTTGGGTGATTCCACTTGTTGAATTCAAGGCCGGCTATAAATCCTGAACGAAACGATCAAGGAACAACACCTACCGCGATGGCAAAGAAACAGAACTCCACAACTAGCAGTACCGGACTGGCTAAGTATGTCGCTTACTACCGGGTATCGACCAGGGCGCAGGGTGATTCAGGCTTAGGCTTGGAAGGGCAACGCTACGCAGTAGCTAACTTCGTCAAAGAATCGGACCGCAGAGCGGCTATCGTTGCCGAATACACCGAAGTCGAATCTGGAAAGAACAATCAACGGGTTCAGCTGACAGCGGCTATTGATCGGGCAAAGAAAGAGGGCGCGGTGCTGGTCATTGCCAAACTTGATCGACTGAGCCGGAACGCTTCGTTCATATTCACGCTGAGGGATTCGGGGGTCAACTTTCAATGTGTCGATATGCCCGATGCCAATACTCTGACCATCGGAATCTTTGCAACACTAGCCCAGCACGAGCGGGAACTGATCAGCAGTCGGACCAAAGCCGCGTTGCAGGCTAAAATTGCGAAAGGGGCAATACTTGGTAAGCCCGAAAACTTGACGCCCTAAGCCCAGCAAAAAGGAGTTGACGCTATTAACGTCAAAGCGGCCACGAATGAAAACAATCAGCGGGCTGTGTTGACGATTAAGAGTTACATCTCCCGGCAGAAGACTTTGCAACAAGTTGAATACGAGTGGCTTTCGTACTACCAAGGGTTGTTTCTTTCAGCGGGTTCATAGCCAGCGCTTACTCGCCAAACTAACGTGGGCTTTGTCAAGGAACCCAAAATACCCAGCTCGTACGCGGCATGGCCCCTTACTGCTTAAATTAATAGGTCTTTACGCTAGTCACCTTTTATAAGCGGAACTTTAGGCTGGCGGTAGAGACGAATCAGCCCCCAAACTAAACCCATCAGGGCTATCACGACAACGGCGGCTAGTTCATGCTTACGCAGATCCGTGACCAGTACTTCCAATCCCTGAGCGATCGTGTTACCTGCCAAGGCGATAACCAGGGCCCAGATCAGCGCGCCCACCCCGTTCAGTAGCGTGAACTGACGGGCGGGGTAGGCTGATGTTCCAATGGCGACCGGAATCAGAGTCCGTAAGCCCAGCAGCGCGCGAAACCCCAGCACTAAGCTATTGCCGTAACGTTGTAGCATGGTGTCTACCCGAACCAGACGCGATTGCCAGGCTGGGCGACGGTTAAGTAAAGCGGTGCCAAAGCGATCGCCGAGCACAAACCAAATCTGGGCCATTGTAAAGGAGGCTAGGGCGGCCAGACCGATCACCACGGGCAGGGAGAAGTAGCCTCGGTGGGCTAGATAAGCGGCCAGGATCAGGAATGCCTCACCTTCCAGTAGTACACCAACAAACAGGATCGGGTAGCCGTACGTAATAATTAAGGACTCAAGATGCATGGGTAGGAGAAAAAACGGGTCAGTCTAAGGCAAGAACTGACTAGTGGCGTCTTTGTTTCTAGCTGGTGACCAGGTGATTTACGGGTGTTGGTCTCCTGGTCACTGGCTCTTCGATATGGCCTTTTTTAGGTAGACGTTTGTAAAATACCATAAACACACTACATGCTTTCCGCTAACCTATGGATGTATCACAAACTCAAGTTACTATTGAAAATTAGACAGCGCGGCTGCCGCATTGATTCTTGACCAGATCGCCGGAGCGGATAACAAGTTGAGAATGTTAGATAAGCTGATAGGTTACTTTCGATGGTACCAATCGGCTGTCCTAGTAAAATGGGCATTTCGTGAAACGCTTGGTGACTACTTTTGCTCCAGGCCCTTTAGCGTATGCTGCTGATTTATGCATACAGTAAAGCGGCAAGCCTACGTATAGTTTACAGCTAGTTTACAGCGAAATAAAAAATAGAATTTGATTTCCTTCAAACGAAAGGTCGTCGAAGTGTTTCGAACGGAGATCATACAGCCAGCCCTATTTACACCACCCTAGTACCCAGTTGAGACGATTGAATCGACACAGGGCAGCCTGTGTATTACCTTAAGCACCGACTATTTAGTCCCTTGCACTCCCACAAAGTTCGGCCTTCTACCTTCCAACGTTGCCGAGCCCGCTCGTCGAAGTGTAACCAATCCCAAAATATCGAGTAGGATTTTCGATGATTTTCACACGGAAGGGTGCTTCGGCTGCCGATCGGTACAAGAGGGATCGGGTACCATCTGTCGGGCCGTCGTCACAAACAATAAGT
The genomic region above belongs to Spirosoma agri and contains:
- a CDS encoding LytR/AlgR family response regulator transcription factor, which translates into the protein MSSSLRCAIVEDEPLAQQLLQKYIRRISSLELVATFDDAVVAFEQLSTIRPDLICLDINMPEMTGLELLRAYAAPRPAFVLTTADPNHALEGFDLGVTDYLLKPITFDRFLKAIDRVQEKVAGQRNELIPTAYPPTSTNTLAQAILVGPMAEFIYLKTDKKLEQIQVDEIVLVEALGDYLKVFRLDRYVVTHLTMTKLADRLPADCFLRINRSYLVQLRHIKTLDGNSVILSTGCTLTIGPNYRDMVKDRIRQWLVH
- a CDS encoding recombinase family protein, whose translation is MAKKQNSTTSSTGLAKYVAYYRVSTRAQGDSGLGLEGQRYAVANFVKESDRRAAIVAEYTEVESGKNNQRVQLTAAIDRAKKEGAVLVIAKLDRLSRNASFIFTLRDSGVNFQCVDMPDANTLTIGIFATLAQHERELISSRTKAALQAKIAKGAILGKPENLTP
- a CDS encoding DUF1579 domain-containing protein — encoded protein: MPWTSTHTGRWYTGAFFLVQDEQARPGGEVFDTLSVMGVDPQTGHYFARSFENHGFYRHYDVSAEGNSRTFFGEHERARIEFSEDNRKQLIVWEWKPQDQWLPLCDRTATRID
- a CDS encoding ABC transporter permease: MHKLDIKIAARTFLKEKWYNFLNITGLSLGLAAFIFVTLYVDQETSYDQWNDQIGRIFLVERELPNGPSPYTPGKLAAAIKNQCPEIEETGRINTALFQIPFYTASGKYLIKKWVGADYSIAKILGIKPKDFNLNTTSGTPTTLLSKRTADVLFPDDRTVHNKTVTMLSKSGISLMISGVAQEPLGNTNLSFDCIGFSDDITQGKDQSFTSQIYQTYVLVRPNTDIRLLAQKIDKVYREAASADTSQVAKEALRLSKATIYLDPLANLHLKPHYGSAVNDQMIKGLALLAITILIISGVNFTNLYIAQAARRAKEVGVKKVNGISRRQIIGQFLIEIFIQCCFALLISLGIVQLGLPYVNQLLASNLLFSGLNLTILGQLTLTLLVLTAIAGIYPALLMAGVSPAAVLRGSPLTNVGSLTRIRSSLILFQFTFAIGFAILLMVIHEQISFMRSENPGFTAKQVVYIDNMGIYNQPSQFETVSNQIRALPGVKNVTVASNVPGGILPATYEYILDHKAYAMQTVAVGYHYFETLTIALKEGQSFASSFAVDSASAVINETAAKAMGLKNPIGTTLKGAAGNYRIIGVAADVNEQGFESGIQPMIYVMSAAPGVTKTQIMIQTDSKAMVPLLATLQHQWRSINKLDGDNFNYHFLDELYGHLFRKQEQLQAVLSGFSTLAIFIASLGLFALAAQSIRYRMKEIAIRKVFGAKGQQLVLPLSKPFFYMVLLANGVAWPLSWLVADTWLESFAYHIEVSVFPFVIALAISLVIVSVTVCGQLIGAVGVNPVVKLKM
- a CDS encoding sensor histidine kinase — its product is MYSLINSPFLNPGPIRQIARRLLPVLILYFLLSSDGPLLGLIERYGRVGRYMLYLQLVLPSSIFYGFGYWLFHRFLYQFRPFPLLAVILLTYALVYITNYASFIWLHQTVGFPARYSNQSDMADQWRLMVAHGPIGLFKSPPLFIWNFTMSFAYPSLLLAFKGLYDNRSAQLQNAQLQQQNTQLEFNYLKSQVNPHFLFNTLNSIYALTEEDNPQAALLVHQLSGLMRYTLYETGGAFVALHKEFQFIRDYVSLEQTRATKRLALSLELPDRVDENLQIAPFILITFVENAFKHGLARSSQRTWIRTRVHLQATTLHLEVSNSQPTTADATSGGLSLSNVGKRLALLYPDHRLSITRKPAEYTVQLVLSLGTIAKSY
- a CDS encoding DedA family protein, producing the protein MHLESLIITYGYPILFVGVLLEGEAFLILAAYLAHRGYFSLPVVIGLAALASFTMAQIWFVLGDRFGTALLNRRPAWQSRLVRVDTMLQRYGNSLVLGFRALLGLRTLIPVAIGTSAYPARQFTLLNGVGALIWALVIALAGNTIAQGLEVLVTDLRKHELAAVVVIALMGLVWGLIRLYRQPKVPLIKGD
- a CDS encoding erythromycin esterase family protein, translated to MKTLLIFLLTLVTAWTMAQPIKPNSQVNRASAGPKPVTTRQQTETITVLGDQAVTLDLDNFDHFRQQMMPLINQMAAKKLVGLGEGTHGTSEFYKIRYWITKILVEEKGFNQVVFENDYADSYRLNQAMPRASASELDALMKQYLLAIWRNQEVKELLSWIQTHNRSAKKPVTFGGMDAMFMSNDARVLQELTRRFQHAETDNLTQLLVKLAVTRDSIWYNANRKDFAIPDSVSNANLVQGYETIKKLEPILARLPLSTQQRDVAMNMAKNIFLQLAGPYTYITKKIGSFDRDSCMAVMATRFLHKPEDKVIIWAHDFHVAHTSIYDGAVGGTGGYIEQMYPGQYFALGTGTATGTFAATDDRFITHASQMKTVSLAIPADSLWEGQLAQASAPAFYMDLAKWPKESTNLTYRAVGYGPKSGKSTHDKSHPVSELFDAYLFIRDTKAAQFIK